A part of Myxococcus landrumus genomic DNA contains:
- a CDS encoding LysM peptidoglycan-binding domain-containing protein encodes MRSRILTSLMLSLAVAPAWSALAQQEEGSGPEDTEAGGETEGAEVMDEAPERPSGTTVQLPPGAPKGRDSAPGEVHTVQDGDTLWDLSSRYLGSPWYWPKVWSYNPEIANPHWIYPGNQVRFFGGGEEVPQRVESGEETPEVAAPTEMAGADAVTVTGKIGYDVSSARPVTTQGFVTPRELEEAGRIEGSPNGAHMLSFPDNVYVRFKRNAQAKVGDRYVVFHTTQPVKHPRTGKQLGFLTDFVGTLRVVRVDKGIVTAQIVDTWDGIERGDLVGPYGEKLTERVAPRPNAKELNATVVTPLVPYLSLLGEHHTVVLDKGSADGVQLGNTFTILRQGDPSRTVLGQMYSKPQSQEDKTLPWEDIGTCMVTEVKERTNNCLMMRSLQEVSPGDRAMMMVSNAPTASR; translated from the coding sequence ATGCGCTCCCGGATCCTCACCTCGCTGATGTTGAGCCTCGCCGTTGCCCCTGCCTGGAGCGCGCTCGCGCAGCAGGAGGAGGGCAGTGGCCCGGAGGACACCGAGGCCGGCGGCGAGACCGAAGGCGCGGAGGTCATGGACGAGGCGCCCGAGCGCCCTTCCGGCACCACCGTGCAACTGCCCCCGGGTGCGCCCAAGGGACGCGACAGCGCCCCTGGCGAGGTCCACACGGTGCAGGACGGTGACACGCTGTGGGACCTGTCCTCGCGCTACCTGGGCAGCCCCTGGTACTGGCCGAAGGTCTGGTCCTACAACCCGGAGATCGCCAACCCGCATTGGATCTACCCGGGCAACCAGGTGCGCTTCTTCGGCGGCGGGGAGGAAGTCCCCCAGCGCGTTGAGTCCGGTGAGGAGACGCCCGAGGTGGCCGCTCCCACGGAGATGGCCGGCGCCGACGCGGTGACGGTGACGGGGAAGATTGGCTACGACGTGTCCTCGGCGCGTCCGGTGACGACGCAGGGCTTCGTCACGCCGCGCGAACTGGAGGAGGCGGGCCGCATCGAGGGCTCCCCCAACGGCGCGCACATGCTGTCCTTCCCGGACAACGTCTACGTGCGCTTCAAGCGCAACGCGCAGGCCAAGGTGGGGGACCGCTACGTCGTCTTCCACACGACGCAGCCGGTGAAGCACCCGCGCACGGGCAAGCAGCTGGGCTTCCTGACGGACTTCGTGGGCACGCTGCGCGTGGTGCGCGTGGACAAGGGCATCGTCACGGCCCAAATCGTCGACACTTGGGATGGCATCGAGCGCGGCGACCTGGTGGGCCCCTACGGTGAGAAGCTCACCGAGCGCGTGGCTCCGCGGCCCAACGCGAAGGAGCTCAACGCCACCGTCGTGACGCCGCTGGTGCCCTACCTGTCGCTCCTGGGCGAGCACCACACGGTGGTGCTGGACAAGGGCAGCGCGGACGGCGTCCAGCTGGGCAATACCTTCACCATCCTCCGCCAGGGCGACCCGTCCCGGACGGTGCTGGGCCAGATGTACTCCAAGCCTCAGTCCCAGGAGGACAAGACGCTGCCCTGGGAGGACATCGGCACCTGCATGGTGACCGAGGTCAAGGAGCGCACCAACAACTGCCTCATGATGCGCTCGCTCCAGGAGGTCAGCCCGGGTGATCGCGCGATGATGATGGTGAGCAACGCTCCCACCGCCAGCCGCTGA
- a CDS encoding TraR/DksA family transcriptional regulator, with product MSRAKDLLRVREILQRRRREILTTSDGTHRELTALKEQERDPEYEENAQSELADYTLSSLMEAQRREIMLIDAALRRMDMGVFGECVDCGQEISMERLEALPFAIRCEEDATSHEQDMRGGPYATPSL from the coding sequence ATGAGCCGAGCCAAAGACTTGCTGAGGGTCCGCGAGATTCTCCAGCGCCGCAGGCGGGAAATCCTCACCACCAGCGACGGCACGCACCGCGAGCTGACCGCGCTCAAGGAGCAGGAGAGAGATCCCGAGTACGAGGAGAACGCGCAGTCGGAGCTGGCCGACTACACCCTGTCCAGCCTGATGGAGGCCCAGCGCCGCGAAATCATGCTCATCGACGCCGCGCTGCGGCGCATGGACATGGGCGTGTTCGGCGAGTGCGTGGACTGCGGCCAGGAGATTTCCATGGAGCGGCTGGAGGCCCTCCCGTTCGCCATCCGCTGCGAGGAGGACGCCACCTCCCACGAGCAGGACATGCGCGGCGGGCCGTACGCCACGCCGTCCCTGTAG
- the pgeF gene encoding peptidoglycan editing factor PgeF, producing MATELLTSSLLPVPHGFATRTGGVSEGPFASLNLGFSTGDEREKVEENLRRLALAAGAPLGAMSRVSQVHGDRVLEARVEHASDTLRAPEGEADALWTELSGTWVAVGTADCVPVLLVDPEGQRVAAIHSGWRGTDADISARAVETLVARGARPERLLAAVGPAIQRCCYEVSQELAHRFVERFGAEVVDEDGGRFRLDLKRAVKQTLLRAGLRAEHVDVLQACTACEPSRFFSHRRDAGRTGRHLNFVVNRF from the coding sequence ATGGCGACCGAGCTGCTCACCTCTTCGCTTCTCCCTGTTCCTCACGGCTTCGCGACACGCACCGGAGGTGTCTCCGAAGGCCCGTTTGCCTCGCTCAACCTGGGATTCTCCACGGGAGATGAGCGGGAGAAGGTGGAGGAGAACCTGCGCAGGCTCGCGCTCGCGGCGGGGGCTCCGTTGGGGGCGATGTCGCGCGTGTCACAGGTTCATGGCGACAGGGTGCTGGAGGCGCGGGTGGAGCACGCCTCCGACACGCTGAGGGCCCCCGAGGGCGAGGCCGACGCGTTGTGGACGGAGCTCTCGGGGACGTGGGTGGCGGTGGGGACGGCGGACTGTGTCCCCGTGCTGCTCGTGGACCCGGAGGGCCAGCGCGTGGCGGCGATCCACTCGGGGTGGCGGGGGACGGACGCGGACATCAGCGCGCGGGCCGTGGAGACGCTGGTGGCGCGAGGGGCTCGGCCGGAGCGGCTGCTCGCGGCGGTGGGGCCCGCGATTCAGCGCTGCTGCTACGAGGTGTCCCAGGAGTTGGCGCACCGCTTCGTGGAGCGCTTCGGGGCGGAAGTGGTGGACGAGGACGGGGGCCGGTTCCGGCTGGACCTCAAGCGGGCCGTGAAGCAGACGCTGCTGCGCGCGGGGCTGCGGGCGGAGCATGTGGACGTGCTACAGGCCTGTACCGCGTGTGAGCCCTCGCGGTTCTTCTCCCACCGGAGGGATGCCGGGCGCACCGGGCGGCACCTCAATTTCGTGGTGAATCGCTTCTAG
- a CDS encoding tetratricopeptide repeat protein — translation MLARSVIFRLLAVAPLCVLGACASNAASKEEVGALRAELRTLRDSQSRLLERLERMEAHAAVDRARDSSSGPKPVATVKVTAPEQGEPLSTTPELSVVKLKPRFEPAPKLSTQVAVVEPESEQVEMFISALPDGAPAAAPGGATMVASREEGDPADQPDPDVLDADYDKFVSMLRTGNVEGGVERLRRFSDENPRHPRADNALYFSGLGQMGLNDFKAAAKSFERLIASYPAGDAVLDGMLRLAECRMRLNQAADARALYTRVVTQFPGTAAATQAEQRLAALRQ, via the coding sequence GTGCTCGCGCGCTCCGTCATCTTCCGCCTGCTCGCCGTCGCGCCCCTGTGCGTGCTCGGTGCATGTGCCAGCAACGCCGCCTCGAAGGAGGAGGTGGGGGCGCTGCGTGCGGAGCTGCGCACGTTGCGTGATTCCCAGTCGCGGTTGTTGGAGCGGCTGGAGCGCATGGAGGCCCACGCCGCGGTGGACCGCGCGCGTGACTCCTCCTCGGGCCCGAAGCCGGTCGCGACAGTGAAGGTCACCGCTCCCGAACAAGGAGAGCCGCTGTCGACCACGCCCGAGCTGTCGGTGGTGAAGCTCAAGCCTCGCTTCGAGCCCGCGCCCAAGCTCTCCACGCAAGTGGCGGTGGTGGAGCCCGAGTCGGAGCAGGTGGAGATGTTCATCAGTGCGTTGCCGGATGGCGCGCCCGCCGCGGCCCCTGGTGGTGCGACCATGGTGGCCTCTCGCGAAGAGGGCGACCCCGCGGACCAGCCGGACCCCGACGTGCTCGACGCGGACTACGACAAGTTCGTGTCGATGCTGCGCACCGGAAACGTGGAGGGCGGCGTGGAGCGTCTGCGCCGCTTCTCCGACGAGAACCCCCGCCACCCCCGCGCGGACAACGCGCTGTACTTCAGCGGGCTGGGGCAGATGGGGCTCAACGACTTCAAGGCCGCCGCGAAGAGCTTCGAGCGGCTGATTGCCTCCTATCCCGCTGGAGATGCCGTGCTGGATGGCATGCTCCGGCTCGCCGAGTGCCGGATGCGGCTCAACCAGGCCGCGGATGCCCGGGCTCTCTACACGCGTGTCGTCACCCAGTTCCCGGGGACGGCCGCCGCCACTCAGGCGGAGCAGCGGCTTGCCGCGCTCCGGCAGTAA
- a CDS encoding GGDEF domain-containing protein, whose translation MPLGPDTVGRKLLWSIALPGLVVALLGVGHFWREARVAVQDATQVESLALAEFVASTFLLSQGPGAPAHGAVAEVLHSDTRLFRSVEDVRVLTLDGRVRWSRNPSEVGTSHPEAARLTRPGPETARSANGVTEVVRPLGGPECGSCHASGDIPGASVLQMRMTEPALHQQLTHVFGGALGSMALFAIALAGVIALSLHFNLTRPLRRLSSAMGRAAAGDLLVRADARGSDEISRLAGAFNQMLARLTAMKAEEIDTHRDLELVKEKLALKDELEERLRELSLLFDVTRSLNSTLELDELLEAVTRLVVERLQIPEFSIMLLNAEGSLEVRQAWPEHRGAEGLVFALGEGACGRAAQTLKAVYLPDVTDPTSIFARRGLVVDAMHTGALLALPMVHAGSLLGVVNFQRPLVASFSAGEIELLTAVTDIAAAAVKNARLHAETVKLTMTDPLTGVPNRRHLFQRMELELARAQRFGTPLALLMVDVDHFKRLNDLAGHRVGDETLRRVCDILRAKVRKVDTLARYGGEEFVILLPQSTKHDAVEVAEKLRRAVADTVVLTQPGLPGGHVTVSVGVAHYPTDTTSQEGLVDSADAALYCSKRTGRNRTTPFELGMEIHPGRERGPHAPPAEATAAVPPSGIAKA comes from the coding sequence ATGCCCCTGGGTCCCGACACCGTAGGTCGCAAGCTGCTGTGGAGCATCGCTCTCCCGGGACTGGTGGTGGCGTTGCTTGGCGTCGGGCACTTCTGGCGCGAGGCCCGCGTCGCGGTGCAGGACGCCACGCAGGTGGAGTCGCTCGCGCTCGCGGAGTTCGTGGCCTCCACGTTCCTTCTCTCGCAAGGGCCCGGCGCTCCCGCGCACGGTGCCGTGGCGGAGGTGCTTCACTCGGACACGCGCCTGTTCCGCTCGGTGGAAGACGTGCGCGTGCTGACGCTGGATGGGCGCGTGCGCTGGTCTCGCAACCCCTCCGAGGTGGGAACGTCACACCCGGAGGCCGCGCGGCTCACCCGCCCCGGCCCCGAGACGGCGCGCTCCGCGAATGGCGTCACCGAGGTCGTCCGGCCGCTGGGCGGACCGGAGTGCGGAAGCTGTCACGCGAGCGGCGACATCCCAGGCGCCAGCGTGCTGCAGATGCGGATGACGGAACCCGCGTTGCATCAGCAACTGACGCACGTCTTTGGTGGCGCACTGGGCTCCATGGCGTTGTTCGCCATCGCGCTGGCCGGAGTCATCGCCCTGTCCCTGCACTTCAACCTCACGCGGCCGCTGCGCCGGTTGAGCTCGGCCATGGGGCGCGCCGCGGCGGGAGACCTGCTGGTGCGCGCGGATGCTCGCGGCTCGGATGAAATCTCGCGCCTGGCGGGCGCCTTCAACCAGATGCTCGCGCGCCTCACCGCGATGAAGGCGGAGGAGATCGACACCCACCGCGACCTGGAGCTGGTGAAGGAGAAGCTGGCGCTCAAGGACGAGCTCGAGGAGAGGCTGCGGGAGCTGTCACTGCTGTTCGACGTGACGCGCTCGCTCAACTCCACGCTGGAGCTGGATGAGCTGTTGGAGGCCGTGACTCGGCTGGTCGTCGAGCGGCTCCAGATTCCAGAGTTCTCCATCATGCTCCTCAACGCGGAGGGCTCGCTGGAGGTGCGCCAGGCCTGGCCGGAGCATCGCGGCGCGGAGGGCCTGGTGTTCGCCCTCGGCGAAGGAGCCTGTGGCCGCGCGGCCCAGACGCTCAAGGCCGTCTACCTGCCGGACGTCACCGACCCCACCAGCATCTTCGCGCGCCGAGGACTCGTGGTGGATGCCATGCACACGGGTGCGCTGCTCGCGCTGCCCATGGTGCACGCGGGCAGCCTGCTCGGCGTGGTGAACTTCCAGCGCCCTCTGGTGGCCAGCTTCTCCGCGGGGGAAATCGAGCTGCTCACCGCGGTGACGGACATCGCCGCGGCCGCCGTGAAGAACGCGCGGCTGCACGCCGAGACGGTGAAGCTCACCATGACCGACCCGCTGACGGGGGTGCCCAACCGGCGTCACCTCTTCCAGCGCATGGAGCTGGAGCTGGCACGGGCCCAGCGCTTCGGCACCCCGCTGGCGCTGCTCATGGTGGACGTGGACCACTTCAAGCGCCTCAATGACCTCGCGGGCCATCGCGTCGGCGATGAGACCCTGCGCCGCGTCTGCGACATCCTCCGCGCGAAGGTCCGCAAGGTGGACACCCTCGCGCGGTATGGTGGCGAGGAGTTCGTCATCCTCCTGCCCCAGTCCACCAAGCACGACGCGGTGGAAGTGGCGGAGAAGCTGCGCCGCGCGGTGGCGGACACCGTGGTTCTCACCCAGCCAGGACTGCCGGGGGGCCATGTCACGGTCTCCGTCGGCGTGGCCCACTACCCCACCGACACCACCTCGCAAGAGGGACTGGTCGATAGCGCGGACGCGGCCCTGTATTGCAGCAAGCGCACGGGCCGCAATCGCACGACGCCATTCGAGCTGGGCATGGAGATCCACCCCGGCCGCGAGCGTGGCCCGCACGCCCCTCCCGCCGAGGCGACGGCCGCCGTTCCTCCCAGCGGCATCGCCAAGGCCTGA
- a CDS encoding ExbD/TolR family protein, protein MASSVSHAPDAADEEALARLRYRRALARKKRKEREAAGEIKELNITAMMDMMTILLVFLLKSFASSSAAVTASEDVRPPISTTRATPRDTVAVTITPKSILVGEREVLRLKDGQLPTQALQGRLVLPLDAQLKKEVEKLKYIAERNPQAPFSKELSVIADRKVPYDMLLSVLYTAGQNELENYRFVVLKKEGD, encoded by the coding sequence ATGGCTTCGTCCGTGTCACATGCTCCCGATGCCGCCGACGAAGAGGCCCTCGCGCGGCTGCGGTACCGCAGGGCCCTGGCGCGAAAGAAGCGCAAGGAGCGCGAGGCCGCGGGGGAAATCAAGGAACTGAACATCACCGCGATGATGGACATGATGACCATCCTCCTGGTGTTCCTGCTCAAGTCCTTCGCCTCGTCGTCCGCGGCGGTGACGGCCTCCGAGGATGTCCGGCCTCCCATCTCCACGACTCGCGCGACGCCTCGGGACACCGTGGCCGTCACCATCACCCCGAAGAGCATCCTCGTGGGAGAGCGTGAGGTGCTGCGGTTGAAGGACGGTCAGCTTCCCACGCAGGCCCTCCAGGGCCGGCTGGTGCTTCCGCTGGACGCGCAGCTCAAGAAGGAAGTGGAGAAGCTGAAGTACATCGCCGAGCGCAATCCCCAGGCGCCCTTCAGCAAGGAGCTCTCCGTCATCGCGGACCGCAAGGTCCCCTACGACATGCTCCTCAGCGTGCTCTACACAGCGGGGCAGAACGAGCTGGAGAACTACCGCTTCGTCGTCCTCAAGAAAGAGGGCGACTGA
- a CDS encoding ExbD/TolR family protein, producing the protein MAFYYSRRKLKVREDEETGELNIVPYLDILMNLIIFMLLSITGLASFGILNVSAPAYGPAPTGVTQPSPADEPKLTLSVLISRKGHFVSSESAVLGEQGEPTVPTKAGDYDYAALNAWMVKIKAEFPKETKVIVGADGDIPYDVLIQTMDAIREEQGAVRRLLFPDVTLAGT; encoded by the coding sequence ATGGCGTTCTACTACTCCCGCCGCAAGCTGAAGGTCCGCGAGGACGAGGAAACGGGCGAGCTCAACATCGTCCCGTACCTCGACATCCTCATGAACCTCATCATCTTCATGCTGCTGTCGATCACGGGCCTGGCCTCGTTCGGCATCCTGAACGTGAGCGCTCCGGCCTATGGGCCCGCGCCCACCGGGGTGACGCAGCCTTCGCCCGCCGACGAGCCGAAGCTGACCTTGTCCGTGCTCATCTCCCGCAAGGGGCACTTCGTCAGCAGCGAGAGCGCCGTCCTGGGAGAGCAGGGCGAGCCCACCGTGCCCACGAAGGCCGGCGACTACGACTACGCCGCGCTCAACGCGTGGATGGTGAAGATCAAGGCCGAGTTCCCCAAGGAGACGAAGGTCATCGTGGGCGCGGACGGAGACATCCCGTACGACGTGCTCATCCAGACCATGGATGCCATCCGCGAGGAGCAGGGCGCGGTGCGCCGGCTCTTGTTCCCCGATGTCACGCTGGCGGGGACCTGA
- a CDS encoding MotA/TolQ/ExbB proton channel family protein, with translation MISSVVSELLVNASLAAADAGKLGVTDSVIKFFKDGGPFMFVNLFWLACSLAVAVERFVTLVFRYNLNPAPFMEQISKLVRSGNLDRAVKVCGMAPAAPLAKVIRAGLVHANRGEIEVAKAVEEALVEHSPHVSKRIPWLWSLANIATLVGLVGTIFGLIGTFQALGNVPAEQKQMLLSDGISKAMNNTAFALSIAVLCIVFHLFLTSYAKALVESLELNALKLENLLSRRGSVDPSATELEARAS, from the coding sequence ATGATTTCCTCGGTGGTGAGCGAGCTGCTGGTCAACGCGAGCCTCGCGGCCGCGGACGCGGGAAAGCTGGGCGTCACGGACTCCGTCATCAAGTTCTTCAAGGATGGCGGGCCGTTCATGTTCGTGAACCTGTTCTGGCTGGCGTGCTCGTTGGCCGTGGCGGTGGAGCGCTTCGTCACGCTGGTCTTCCGCTACAACCTCAACCCGGCGCCCTTCATGGAGCAGATCTCCAAGCTGGTGCGCAGCGGGAACCTGGACCGGGCCGTGAAGGTGTGCGGCATGGCGCCGGCGGCGCCCCTGGCCAAGGTCATCCGCGCGGGGCTGGTGCACGCGAACCGGGGTGAAATCGAGGTGGCGAAGGCCGTGGAAGAGGCCCTCGTCGAGCACAGTCCCCACGTGTCGAAGCGCATCCCCTGGCTGTGGTCGCTGGCGAACATCGCCACGCTGGTGGGCCTGGTGGGCACCATCTTCGGCCTCATCGGCACGTTCCAGGCGCTGGGCAACGTGCCCGCGGAGCAGAAGCAGATGCTCCTGTCGGACGGCATCTCCAAGGCGATGAACAACACCGCCTTCGCGCTCTCCATCGCGGTGCTCTGCATCGTCTTCCACCTGTTCCTCACCTCGTACGCGAAGGCGCTGGTGGAGAGCCTGGAGCTCAACGCGCTGAAGCTGGAGAACCTCCTGTCCCGGCGCGGGAGCGTGGACCCATCCGCCACGGAGCTCGAAGCCCGCGCGTCGTAG
- a CDS encoding DNA-processing protein DprA — MADAETDSLTAEQQACLALWAVPGLGPRTLAALRVYADEHLSSLASTPVRDWVSEAPVSPQVRRRLLSVERLGPLAEQVLEACRAGEMRVTFAGQQAFPERLRDVVDAPPVLFYRGQPGAPRRRVAMVGSRRPDQGFLPFARAFARQVAEGGVGVVSGAAVGVDRACHWGALDAGGETWAFLGSALDVLDPAQAGLLPHFLERGGVFFSELPPGVRASTTTFPRRNRLISGASDAVLVLRAGVESGSLYTARAGRAQGRTVLAMPGDVRQGGAAGCNALLREGHATACLDVKDVWRAVGVDPGWMVAPGAEDARAGLSVEARGAYAVLDRIPRTFDEVLAGSTLTPAALVGALVELEMTGLVIQHPGRLYEKI, encoded by the coding sequence ATGGCGGACGCGGAGACGGACAGCCTCACGGCGGAGCAGCAGGCATGCCTTGCGCTCTGGGCCGTTCCCGGCCTGGGGCCGAGGACGCTGGCCGCCTTGCGCGTCTACGCTGACGAGCACCTCTCCTCCCTGGCCTCGACTCCGGTGCGAGACTGGGTGTCCGAAGCGCCGGTTTCCCCACAAGTACGGCGTCGGCTCCTGTCAGTGGAGCGGTTGGGGCCCCTGGCGGAGCAGGTCCTGGAGGCCTGCCGGGCGGGGGAGATGCGAGTGACCTTCGCGGGGCAGCAGGCGTTTCCGGAGCGGCTTCGGGACGTGGTGGACGCGCCTCCCGTGCTCTTCTACCGAGGGCAGCCGGGCGCTCCGCGCCGACGGGTGGCCATGGTGGGCAGCCGTCGTCCGGACCAGGGGTTCCTCCCATTCGCTCGAGCGTTTGCCCGGCAGGTGGCCGAGGGTGGGGTGGGCGTGGTCTCTGGCGCGGCGGTGGGGGTGGACCGGGCGTGTCACTGGGGCGCGCTGGACGCGGGTGGGGAGACGTGGGCGTTTCTGGGGTCGGCGCTGGATGTGTTGGACCCCGCACAGGCAGGCCTGTTGCCCCACTTCCTGGAGAGGGGCGGGGTGTTCTTCAGCGAGCTACCGCCAGGCGTGCGGGCCAGCACCACCACTTTTCCTCGTCGCAACCGGCTCATCTCTGGTGCATCGGATGCGGTCCTGGTGCTGCGGGCGGGGGTGGAGTCGGGCAGTTTGTACACGGCGAGGGCGGGGCGGGCGCAGGGGCGGACGGTGCTGGCGATGCCAGGTGACGTGCGTCAGGGCGGCGCGGCAGGCTGCAATGCCCTGCTGCGGGAGGGGCACGCGACCGCGTGCCTGGACGTGAAAGACGTATGGCGGGCGGTGGGTGTTGACCCTGGGTGGATGGTGGCGCCTGGGGCGGAGGACGCGAGGGCGGGGCTTTCCGTGGAAGCGCGGGGGGCCTATGCGGTGTTGGACCGGATTCCCCGGACATTCGATGAGGTGCTGGCCGGGAGCACCCTCACGCCGGCGGCGCTGGTGGGCGCGCTGGTGGAGCTGGAGATGACGGGGCTGGTCATCCAGCACCCGGGCAGGCTGTACGAGAAGATCTAG
- the topA gene encoding type I DNA topoisomerase has translation MATRTKKKAEETEATEEKAPRKATGRTAAKKKPAAKKATAKKAAARRRTTKKKGDDDALPTVEADAEEEATPRGKGPHYLVVVESPAKAKTIKKYLGSGYSVKASVGHVKDLPKSKMGVDVEHDFQPEYEVIKGKEKVLNELKKMAKSADKVFLATDPDREGEAIAWHIKEELAHPDAMRVTFNEITKKAIQEAIAQPRELNQDNYDSQQTRRILDRLVGYQISPLLWQKIRRGLSAGRVQSVAVRLIVEREAEIKAFVPEEYWTLDALLEGPSGPPPFKAKLSKVDGKKVELKDRVGTEALVSELQGADFTVAKVDRRERRRNAPAPFITSKLQQEAANRLSFTAKKTMTLAQKLYEGVPLGEEGQTALITYMRTDSTRLSDDAVKQVREMIGTRYGADYLPEEPVVYKSRKSAQDAHEAIRPTSLEYPPERVRPFFEAMDEQDMYRLYELIWNRFVACQMKPAVYDQTSADIAAGRATFRASGSTLKFPGYLAVYGAGLTPEEEAEKEKAKAAGDESADGADAVGDLPMLNDGDKLALQKLLHEQHFTQPPPRFSEATLVKELEEKGIGRPSTYAAILSTIQDKKYVEKLEGRFRPTDLGQMTNEMLVKHFPHELDVTFTATMEEKLDQISDGGTSWKAVLHDFYGPFKETLEKAKAEMRDVKREEIKTDIACEKCSNHFVIKFGKMGHFLACSNYPDCKNTKDFKRDAEGKIVIVEEETTDELCEKCSKPMVIKRGRFGRFMACSGYPDCKTSKPISIGVSCPDCKQGYLTERRSGRGKIFFGCNRYPDCRFAAWDRPLAEACPQCASPYLLQKFSKRDGAYVACPNKECGYRREVAEQAGAPTDPGTSTAA, from the coding sequence ATGGCCACGCGGACGAAGAAGAAGGCGGAAGAGACTGAGGCGACCGAGGAGAAGGCGCCCCGCAAGGCGACCGGTCGCACGGCCGCCAAGAAGAAGCCTGCGGCCAAGAAGGCCACGGCGAAGAAGGCCGCGGCCCGCCGGCGCACGACGAAGAAGAAGGGGGATGACGACGCGCTGCCCACCGTGGAGGCGGACGCGGAAGAGGAGGCCACCCCGCGCGGCAAGGGACCGCACTACCTGGTCGTCGTCGAGTCGCCCGCCAAGGCGAAGACCATCAAGAAGTACCTGGGCTCCGGCTACTCGGTGAAGGCGTCCGTGGGCCATGTGAAGGACCTGCCCAAGAGCAAGATGGGCGTCGACGTGGAGCACGACTTCCAGCCCGAGTACGAGGTCATCAAGGGCAAGGAGAAGGTGCTCAACGAGCTGAAGAAGATGGCGAAGTCCGCCGACAAGGTCTTCCTGGCCACGGACCCCGACCGCGAGGGCGAGGCCATTGCGTGGCACATCAAGGAAGAGCTCGCGCATCCGGACGCGATGCGGGTGACCTTCAACGAAATCACCAAGAAGGCCATCCAGGAAGCCATCGCCCAGCCGCGTGAGCTGAACCAGGACAACTACGATTCGCAGCAGACGCGGCGCATCCTGGACCGGCTGGTGGGGTACCAGATCTCCCCGCTGCTCTGGCAGAAGATCCGCCGGGGTCTGTCCGCCGGCCGCGTGCAGTCCGTGGCGGTGCGCCTCATCGTGGAGCGCGAGGCCGAAATCAAGGCCTTCGTCCCCGAGGAGTACTGGACGCTGGACGCGCTGCTGGAGGGCCCGTCGGGTCCGCCGCCGTTCAAGGCCAAGCTGTCCAAGGTGGACGGCAAGAAGGTGGAGCTCAAGGACCGCGTCGGCACGGAGGCGCTCGTCTCCGAGCTGCAGGGCGCCGACTTCACCGTGGCCAAGGTGGACCGCCGCGAGCGCCGCCGCAACGCGCCCGCGCCGTTCATCACCTCCAAGCTCCAGCAGGAGGCCGCCAACCGGCTGTCCTTCACGGCGAAGAAGACGATGACGCTGGCGCAGAAGCTCTACGAGGGTGTGCCCCTCGGCGAGGAAGGCCAGACGGCGCTCATCACGTACATGCGTACGGACTCCACGCGTCTGTCGGACGACGCGGTGAAGCAGGTGCGCGAGATGATCGGCACCCGGTACGGCGCGGACTACCTGCCCGAGGAGCCGGTGGTCTACAAGTCGCGCAAGAGCGCGCAGGACGCCCACGAGGCCATCCGCCCCACGTCCCTGGAGTACCCGCCGGAGCGGGTGCGGCCCTTCTTCGAGGCCATGGACGAGCAGGACATGTACCGCCTCTACGAGCTCATCTGGAACCGCTTCGTCGCGTGCCAGATGAAGCCCGCCGTGTATGACCAGACGAGCGCGGACATCGCCGCGGGCCGGGCCACGTTCCGCGCCTCCGGCAGCACGCTGAAGTTCCCGGGCTACCTCGCGGTGTACGGCGCGGGCCTGACGCCGGAGGAGGAGGCCGAGAAGGAGAAGGCCAAGGCCGCGGGCGACGAGAGCGCGGACGGCGCGGACGCGGTGGGCGACCTGCCGATGCTCAACGACGGCGACAAGCTGGCGCTGCAGAAGCTCCTGCACGAGCAGCACTTCACCCAGCCGCCCCCGCGCTTCAGCGAGGCCACGCTGGTGAAGGAGCTGGAAGAGAAGGGCATTGGCCGTCCGTCCACCTACGCGGCCATTCTCTCCACCATCCAGGACAAGAAGTACGTGGAGAAGCTCGAGGGGCGCTTCCGGCCCACCGACCTGGGGCAGATGACCAACGAGATGCTGGTCAAGCACTTCCCCCACGAGCTGGACGTCACCTTCACCGCGACGATGGAGGAGAAGCTCGACCAGATCTCCGACGGTGGCACGAGCTGGAAGGCCGTGCTGCACGACTTCTACGGGCCCTTCAAGGAGACGCTCGAGAAGGCCAAGGCGGAGATGCGCGACGTCAAGCGCGAGGAGATCAAGACCGACATCGCTTGTGAGAAGTGCAGCAACCACTTCGTCATCAAGTTCGGAAAGATGGGGCACTTCCTCGCCTGCTCGAACTACCCCGACTGCAAGAACACGAAGGACTTCAAGCGGGACGCCGAGGGGAAGATCGTCATCGTCGAGGAAGAGACGACGGACGAGCTTTGCGAGAAGTGCTCCAAGCCCATGGTCATCAAGCGCGGCCGGTTCGGACGCTTCATGGCGTGCTCGGGCTACCCGGACTGCAAGACGTCCAAGCCCATCTCCATCGGCGTGAGCTGCCCGGACTGCAAGCAGGGCTACCTCACGGAGCGCCGCAGCGGCCGCGGGAAGATCTTCTTCGGCTGCAACCGCTACCCGGACTGCCGCTTCGCCGCGTGGGACCGGCCCCTGGCGGAGGCGTGCCCTCAGTGCGCGTCGCCCTATCTGCTCCAGAAGTTCTCCAAGCGGGACGGCGCGTACGTCGCCTGCCCGAACAAGGAGTGTGGCTACCGGCGTGAGGTGGCGGAGCAGGCAGGCGCACCCACAGACCCCGGGACGTCCACCGCGGCCTGA